Proteins encoded together in one Deinococcus irradiatisoli window:
- a CDS encoding DUF4142 domain-containing protein, which yields MTASTNDGLFLQAVAGSNLFEIQSSQLAVSKATTPAVKAYAQHLIDDHTMAQQKVTALAATRGVALPKMLPPELQLKINSLSSMSGAAFEGAYLREQVVAHQLALSVLQNEQMAGKDADVVNFANQQVPVIQQHLQEAQSLAPAPS from the coding sequence ATGACGGCCAGCACGAATGACGGCCTGTTTTTGCAGGCCGTGGCCGGAAGTAACTTGTTCGAAATCCAGTCGTCTCAGCTGGCGGTGTCCAAAGCGACGACCCCGGCCGTGAAAGCTTACGCGCAGCATCTGATCGACGACCACACCATGGCCCAGCAAAAGGTCACCGCGCTGGCCGCCACGCGCGGCGTCGCGCTGCCCAAGATGCTACCGCCCGAGTTGCAACTCAAGATCAACAGCTTGAGCAGCATGAGCGGAGCGGCCTTCGAGGGAGCGTATCTGCGCGAGCAGGTGGTCGCCCATCAGCTGGCCCTCAGCGTCCTGCAGAACGAACAGATGGCCGGGAAGGACGCGGACGTCGTGAACTTCGCCAACCAGCAGGTTCCGGTGATTCAGCAGCACCTGCAAGAAGCGCAGTCGCTGGCTCCGGCTCCGTCCTGA